A stretch of DNA from Methanobrevibacter gottschalkii DSM 11977:
CAACTGGTGGAGCTGTTGTTGCCGGACAATACTTGGGTAATAAGCAAATAGATAAAGCTCAGGATTCTGCTACTCAATTAGTTTGGTTTTCAACAATCTTATCAGTCATATTAATGATTATTGTTATTATTTTAAGGCAGTATTTAATCGGGATTTTATTTGGTCAAATTGAAGTTGATGTTTGGCAAAATGCCGATAAATATTTATATATTGTTGCATTATCTATTCCTTTTTTAGCTATTTACAATGCAGGTGCATCAATTTTTAGAACAACTAACAATGCATCCCTGCCAATGAAAATACTATTCATTTGTGATATATTAAATATTGTAGGTAATGCGATTTGTATTTATTATTTAGGATGGGATGTTCATGGTGTTGCAATACCTACGGTAATATCAAGACTGTTATCCGCAATTCTAATATTGCACTTTGTTGTTAATGAAGATTATAAACTGCACATTAAAAGAACATTAATTCATAAATTTGACTTTAAAATACTTAGAAAGGTCTTGCAGGTTGGTATTCCTTATGGTATTGAAAATGGGTTATTTCAGCTTGGAAGAGTGTTGGTTTTAAGTATTGTTTCAACATTTGGAACAATGGCAATAGCTGCAAACTCAGTAGGTTATGCAGTCGGGATATTTTCAGTATTACCTGGTTTTGCAATTAATTTAGGTTTAACAGCTATAATTTCAAGATGCGTTGGAGCTAATGATTATGAACAGGTCCGATATTATAATAAAAAGTGTTTAATTATTGTATTTGTCTCACATATTGTAATCAATTTAATTATTTTTGCAGCATTACCGCTAATTTTGAATATTTATAATTTATCAGCTAAGACTGCAGCCATGACAAGTGAAATGATTATTTGGCATGGCATATTCGGTATTATAATTTGGCCACTTTCTTTCACATTGCCTGCTACATTTAGAGGTGCTGGCGATTCAAAATCAGTGATGTATATTAGTTTAATTGTAATGTTTACCTGTAGAATTGCTCTTTCATATGTAATTGCGGATTTTATGGGTGTTGGTGTATTCGGGACATGGATTGCAATGTTTATTGATTGGTATGTGAGGGCAGCAATTTATATTTACAGGTACTTTTCAAATAAATGGACAGAATACAGGGTGATTTAATGGATGGAATTGTATATAAAAATACACATAATTTTAGTAAAAGAGAACTCGAAGAGTTATTTTTATCTCTGGAATGGTCAGCAGGTCATTTTCCAGATAAACTGATAATTGCAATGAAAAACTTCAAAACAGTCTTTTCAGCATGGGATGGTGAAGACCTTGTTGGTTTGGCATGTGCTATGGATGACGGTATAATGAATGCATATGTTCATTATTTGCTTGTAAAACCGGAATATCAGTTAAAAGGAATTGGAAAAGAATTGCTGAATAGAATTACAACTCATTATAAAGATTACATGCGTATAGTTGTAGTTGCATATAGTGATGAAATTAAGTTTTATGAATATTGCGGATTTGAAAAAGCAGATGATGCAAGTCCAATGTTTATAACTAAACTATGGGCTTAGGTGATTGAATGGTATTATTCAGAGGAGATATCAAGTGTAAAAGCTTGCAAAGACGTACATCAATTAGTGTGATATTGCCTGCTGATAATATTCACTTCTTAAGTGATACAGAAGAGATAGTTCCTCAACCCTATAAAACATTATATCTGCTCCATGGACTGTATGGTAGTGATGATATATTTCTTGCAAATACTTCTATTCAAAAATTTGCAGAAGATCATGGAATAGCTATTGTAATTCCATGTGGGGAAAATAGTTTTTATTTGGATAATAAAAAAGCTCATGCATATTATGGTGAATATGTTGGTCAGGAACTTTTAGATATTACAAGAAATATTTTCCCATTATCTGATAATAGGGAAGATACATTTATTGCAGGTTTTTCAATGGGGGGTTATGGGGCTATTAGAAATGGTCTTAAGTACTCAAAAAACTTCTCAAAAATTGGTATGATTTCAGCAGCATTAATAACTGATGAAATTGTTGATTATACAGATGATGATAATGTGTTATGGTCAAATTCATTTTATAAATCATGTTTTGGTGATTTGGATAAAATTAAAAATTCGGATAAAGATCCCAAATATTTAATTGAAAATACTGCCGATATTCCAGATATTTTCATGGCATGTGGTGTTGATGACTTTTTATATGATAAAAATGTTGAATTTTATGAGTTTTTAGAGTCAAAAGATATTAATGCTGAATTTATGCAGTCTCCGGGTGAACACACTTGGGATTTTTGCGATAGGTATGTTAAAGAATTTATTAAAAGGTTATAAGTGATATTATGAAATGTCCTGAATGTGGTAATGAACTGGATGAGGATAATTACTGTAGTGAATGTATGGAATTTATAGATAATCCCATTGGAGGCAGGCTTTGTCCATATTGTGGTGAGGAATTGGATGAAGATAATTATTGTAATAGTTGCATGCAGTATTATTATGAAGAAGAAAATACACAAGAACTTGAAGAAATAGATTATGATTCTATGGTAAATAATGGTGATTCAATTTGTTTAAACTGTACTTTTTGGTCTGTAAGTCCTTATGGGTCGGCTCATGGAATGATTTGTAGAAAAGGTCAGATATCTGATGGTCCTGGAGATTCATGCGGGTTATTTGTCCAAGAATATAATTTTGCAAACTATGGTGATGCAGGTCAATATCAATTTAATGAAACAAATCGTGCAATTTCAAATAAATTATATCATTGGAAAAATAGCGGGTAATTTCTGTTTTATTTATAATATGATTAAAATTTTTATATATTATGAAAAACTAATGTAATACTATAAATTTTATTTATGGAGAGGATTTTTCTGACAAAGTATATTATTATAACTGGTGGGGTAGTTAGTTCCATAGGTAAGGGTATTACATCCGCATCTATGGGAAGGATTTTAAGATCTTATGGTTTAAACGTTTCAGCTATTAAAATAGATCCGTATTTAAACTGGGATTCTGGAACACTCAACCCATATCAGCATGGTGAAGTATTTGTAACTAGTGATGGTATGGAAACTGATTTGGATCTCGGTCACTACGAAAGATTTTTGGATGTTGAACTTAAAGGATTAGCTAATATTACTACTGGTAAAGTTTACGAATCAGTCATTGCTAAAGAAAGAGAAGGTGGATATTTAGGTGAATGTGTACAAGTTATTCCACATATTACTAATCGTATTAAAGAAATGATTAGGGAAAACTCTGAAAGCGCTGATTATGATGTTGTTTTAGTTGAACTCGGTGGTACTGTCGGAGATATTGAGAGCCAACCTTTCCTTGAAGCATTAAGACAACTCAGAAATGAGGAAGGTCGTGAAAATGTTATGTTTGTCCATGTTACATTTATTCCCTACCTGGATGCAGCTGGAGAATTCAAAACAAAACCAACTCAGCACTCTACAAAAGAATTAAGAAGTGTTGGAATTAACCCTGATGTTATTGTATGCAGGTCACAAAAACCAATTGATGATGGTTTAAGAGGAAAAATCGCTCATTTCTGTGATGTTGACTTTGAAGCTGTTGTAAATACTCCTGATGCTGATACAATTTATGAAGTTCCTTTAGTCTTGGAAGAACACAGCATTGGTGAATTAATCGTTAAAAGAATAGGATTAAATATTAAACCTGATTCTTCTAAATTAAATGAATGGAGGGAAGTGGTTAAATCTTTAAAAATTAAAGAACCTAAAGTTAATATTGGTATTATAGGTAAATATGTGGAGCTTGAAGATTCATATATTAGTATCAGAGAATCACTACTCCATGCAGCGGCAAGCATTGGTGTTAAAGCTAATATTATATATTTAAGCTCTGATGTTGAAGAATTGGATCAGGATGCCATGTCTGAACTGGATGGTATTCTAATTCCTGGAGGATTCGGTGAACGTGGTTTTGAAGGTAAATTGGATGCAATTGAATATGCAATTGAAAATAATGTGCCTTTGTTTGGAATTTGCCTTGGAATGCAATCTATGGTGACTCAATTTGCAAGGAGAAATGGTTTTTCTGGTGCAAATAGTTCCGAATTTGATGATGACTTAAAATTCCCAGTTATTGATATGATGGAAGAGCAAAAGAAAATCAAAAACATGGGCGGAACAATGCGTTTAGGATCTTATGGTTGTAAAATAATTGAAGGTACCAAAACTTATGAAGCTTATGGTGAAAGTGATATCGAGGAACGTCACAGACACAGGTATGAATTTAATAATGATTATAGGGATGGTTTACAAGAAAAAGGTTTAATTATTTCTGGAACAAGTCCTGATGACTTTTTAGTTGAAATTATTGAGTTGCCAAATCATCCATGGGCTGTTGGTTGCCAATTCCATCCGGAATTTAAATCAAGACCAAATAGGCCTCATCCATTATTTAAAGCATTTTTAGAAGCTATTCATGATTATTCTAAAAATTAATATTTCTCTTTTTCTTTTATTTAATATATTAAAATCAATTTTACAAGTTTATTTTCTATCTAATTAATATTATTCTATGTTAAATAGTATAATTATGATTATTACTACTATATTCCTGATTCAAATTATTATAACAGTTTTATTTTCAATAATGGCTGCAATTTATGATATAAAAAGTAATATTGTTCCAAACAAATTAAATTATTCTTTGATATTTTTTGGCTTATTTTCAAATTTAATTTTATCAATAATTTCAAATAATATTAAATATATTTTAGCTTCTTTTATTTCAATGTTTATTACATATGCTGTAACTTATATGTTATGGAAATTAAATATTTGGGGAGGAGGAGATGTAAAGTTATTTACAGCAATTGCAACAGTAATACCATCTGGTCTTAATATCAACTTTTTGAATATTTTTCCACAATTGTCCGTATATCCATTTTCATTTAGTGTTGTAATTAATAGTATTTTAGTATCATTTCCATTTTTGGTAATCTTTGTCACTCATTTAATATTTAAAAATAAAGTGTTTATGGGCAATATTGATTTTCTAGTCAATATCTTTAACATTGAAAGTCTGAAATATATAAAAAATTCAACTTTAAACAAATTAATTCCTATTAAGGATTTAAAGGAAGGAATGATAGTCAATGATTATTATTTTAATAATGAGCACATTATTGAACTTTTAAGTGAGATGGGAGGTAATTTGGAGATTTATAAATCAAACCGCAATGATTTCAAATATTATTTTAAATCACAAAGTGCAGGCGGAATAACAAATGAGGAAGTATGGCAGCTTAAAATTATGAATTCACAAGATATAATTTCCGATAATATATCAATTAAATTATCATTTCCATTTGCTCCAGCAATATTTTTAGGATTGGTAATAGCTATAGTGTATGGGGATATGATGATGTTGATCATTAAAAACATATTCTTGGTGATATGATGGTTAAAGAAAGTGGTGCTCAGATTTCATTAGAGTATATGTTAATTTTTTCAATATCACTGGTTATTTTAATTGTTTTTACATTACCTCTAGCTGAAAATTCAATTAGAAATACTCTTGATGTTTCCGATTCTTTAAATGTGAAATCAGATTTATCAAAAATAGCTAATGCAATTAAGCAAGTTTATGGTGAAGGTCAAGGATCAAGACAAACAATTAAAATTGAAAGTAACAAGAAACTTAAAATTAATATAGCAAACAGTCATGTTTCAACAAGTTTTAAACTTAAAAGTAATTCCAAAAAGGATATAAAAGAGCATGTAATGTCAAATATTGGGAAAACAACCATCTCATTAAATAAAGGTGAAAATGTGATAATTGTGGAATGGCCTGTTAATTCTAAAAATATGTTAATTTATACAGTATAATTATTTTTATACAAAATTATTTTAACTATTTCACTTAAATATAGTATAAAATAATTGAATAGGTGAATTTATGGATATAATAACTACAATTATTTACCTCGTTTTGTTTATAGTCATGATGGTATTTGTATTTTCTATTGGAATGTTAAGACAATACATGCCTAAACGCGAGGTAATATTAGTAATCCTTGTAGCTTTTTTAATTGGTTCAATTGGAGGGGCATTTTTCCTTGATCCGATTTATGATGAATTACCAAATGTTGCAAGTGTTATTGAAAAGAATATGCCAAATAATGAAGAAACATTATATTTGGATTTATCATCTTCAATTAATATTGATGATTTGAAAAATAATTTATCTGCAACTGATGGATTTATATCATTTGATGAAAAATCGGTTAATATTCCAATGTGGACATTTAATGAGAGAGAACATAATTACTTTGATGAAATAGTTGGAAATATTGATTCGAATTATAAAGCTTATAATATAAGTACATCTGAGATTCAAATAACTCTTGCTGATAATTATACTTCTGCTCAAGCTTTAAAATCTTTTTCAGATTGGTATAAATTGGTTTATGGTGAAACTATTTCTTATGCGCAAGTTCATGCAGTATTGGTTGTTGATTCATCATCTCTTGATACGTTTGAGCATATTTTACTTCAAAAAGGTATTGTTGCTTCAAAAATAGAAGGGCCGATTCAGGACACAGTAAACAATACAAATTCATCAATGTTAACTAACATAGAATTTACATTGGTCTGTGGTGGTATTGGTGTTGTTGTAGCATTTATGGGTATATATGTTGATTCTGTTGTTCCAGCATATAGGAAATTTAGAAAATTCTTAAGGGAAAAACGCAGACGGTAATTTTATGAATGTTGCAGTTTTATTTTCAGGTGGAAAAGATAGTACGATGGCATTATATAATGCTTTAGATTCGAAAGAAGATGTTAAATATCTTCTTTCTATGAAATCCAGGAATGATGAATCATATATGTTTCATGTTCCTAATATCCATTTAACTGATTTGTTGTCACAAGCTTTCGATATTCCAATAATGTCTGTTGAAACTGATGGGATTAAAGAAGATGAACTTAAAGATTTAAAGCAGGCATTCGAAAATCTCAAAGATTTAGGTGTTGAAGCTATATATACTGGTGCACTCTATTCACAATATCAAAAATCAAGAATTGAACAGTTATGTGATGAAGTTGGACTTGTTGCTATTTCTCCTTATTGGCATGTCGATGAATTGGAGTATATGAGAAAAATAGTGTCTTTAGGCTTTAAAATTATAATAAGTGGAGTTGCAGCTTGGGGTTTAGATGAATCATGGCTTGGAAGAATAATCGATGATGAAACCATTGATGAATTAATGGAAATTCATGAAAAATATCATGTTGATTTAGCTTTTGAGGGTGGTGAAGCTGAAACATTAGCTATTGATGGTCCTATTTTTAAAAAAAGAATTAAAATCTTAAAATATAAAAAAGAATGGCATAATGACAGTGGTGTTTACATTATTGAAGATGCAGTTTTAGAGGAAAAAATGAATTTATAATTCAATTTCATCTAAAAATTTATTTATGCTGTTTGTATAGCTTTCCAAATCTGTTTCATTAATGATTATTTTATCAGAAAGTGAGATTACATCACCAATTCCAAAATCTAATTCCATTTGGTCTCTTGCTTTAAATTCAACATAATCAGTGGAATCGTCTTCTCTCATTCTATTTTTTAATCTTTCAAATCTTAAAGTCGGATTTGCAAAAATTGATAAAATAATAAAATTTTCAAAGTTTTTTTTAAACATGTTAACTTCATGAGGACTTCTAATACCTTCAACAATAATTTTACTTTCAAATCCTTCTTCTTGAAGTTTTTTAATTTTTTTAATAGTTAGTTCAGAAACAATGTACTGTCCAAATTCTGCTCTTAAATTTTGGGCAGTTTCTTTAGTGCTTTCTCCTCTTTTTTTAGATTCTTCACGTATGATATCTCCCATACTTACAATTTTTGCTCCTCTTTCAATTGCAATTTTAGAAACTAAACTTTTTCCAGATCCTGGTAGGCCTGATATTCCCATTACTTGCATTATCTTCACTCTTTTACTTTAATTTGTTCTAAAGATTCTTTTAGATTTTCTTCATTGTCAAATTCATTAACAAGTTCAACTAGTATTTTTTTATCCTGAGTTTTCAAATCATTAGCTATTTGTGTCATAAAAGGTATTGCACGAACAATATTGTCCATAATTGATACATCAGACATTTTGGATGTTCTAGAAAGTGGGTTCAAATCAATTGTTAGAATATTTTTACCACTTTTTTTCAATATTTCTGCTCTATCTCCATCTTCAAGAGGAATTAATATTGTATCTGCTGTGTAAATTCCATTTTTACTTGCACTAGCCCTATTATTTTCTATATCATTGATGTATTCAATATCATCATCAAGACCACCAAGTATGTTTCTGTAACCGTGATCTTCATATAATTTGGTAATTATTTTAACTCTTTCGTTGGTTTTGTAGAATAAATTAATTTCAATTTTAGCATTAATGGCATTGGCAAATTCAATTATTTCATCAATAGCTAATGCGGTTGCATTTCCATTAACTGAAATCACAGGGTTGTTTGATAAAAGCAGTGCTGCAACAGCAACATACATTGCTCTTTTTGCAGGATATGTTGTTTTCTCACCAATCAGATAATCAAAAGCTTCGCCTCTACCATGTGCAATTAAAGCTGAATCCGCTAAATAACCCTCTTTGGAAGCTTTAACCATTTTATCTCTTAAAAGTAATGATTCGTATCGAGGGTGTGATTTGGGTATCATATTTTAATCTCCTTATTTTAAATCAATAGTCATTTGAGCTAAATATCCTAAAAATGTTGTAATTAATAAAGTAATTGTAATCATTGAAAAAACATGCAATGTATAATTTCCAATGATGTATAAATTCTTTTGAAGGGATATGATAAATATATAATCTAAAATAATATCTATTATAACAAAGATTATTCCAACCAAAAAGCCTTCAACAATTTCATTAGTATCAATAGCTCTGATATATAGTATTCCAAAAAATCCAGTTACAATTATTGTAATAATAGGCACCACTATGTTGACATTACGAACATTTGTTGTAAAAATTGGGTTGAATGTGGCTGAAAGCACAAAAGTTAAAATCCATATTAGTACTCCAAATATTATTGCTAATTTGATTTTCATAGTAAAACCTTTTAAAATAACTATTTACTATTTTAGTTTAAAAATAATATAAATTTTTCTAAGTTGATATTAAGTAGTAATTTTTAGTTTAAATTATAATTAAAAAATAAGTTTTGGGAGGGTTAGGTAGTTAAAAAAGGGATTAACTACCTAACAACTTGCTTTAACAAGTTTTTAGAGAAATGAATTTT
This window harbors:
- a CDS encoding MATE family efflux transporter; translated protein: MNIFKTPEGYIYSNKALLALFIPLLIEYALEFFVGFADSIMVASLGEAAISGVSLVDFLIQLLIFSFSALATGGAVVAGQYLGNKQIDKAQDSATQLVWFSTILSVILMIIVIILRQYLIGILFGQIEVDVWQNADKYLYIVALSIPFLAIYNAGASIFRTTNNASLPMKILFICDILNIVGNAICIYYLGWDVHGVAIPTVISRLLSAILILHFVVNEDYKLHIKRTLIHKFDFKILRKVLQVGIPYGIENGLFQLGRVLVLSIVSTFGTMAIAANSVGYAVGIFSVLPGFAINLGLTAIISRCVGANDYEQVRYYNKKCLIIVFVSHIVINLIIFAALPLILNIYNLSAKTAAMTSEMIIWHGIFGIIIWPLSFTLPATFRGAGDSKSVMYISLIVMFTCRIALSYVIADFMGVGVFGTWIAMFIDWYVRAAIYIYRYFSNKWTEYRVI
- a CDS encoding GNAT family N-acetyltransferase, which produces MDGIVYKNTHNFSKRELEELFLSLEWSAGHFPDKLIIAMKNFKTVFSAWDGEDLVGLACAMDDGIMNAYVHYLLVKPEYQLKGIGKELLNRITTHYKDYMRIVVVAYSDEIKFYEYCGFEKADDASPMFITKLWA
- a CDS encoding alpha/beta hydrolase, translated to MVLFRGDIKCKSLQRRTSISVILPADNIHFLSDTEEIVPQPYKTLYLLHGLYGSDDIFLANTSIQKFAEDHGIAIVIPCGENSFYLDNKKAHAYYGEYVGQELLDITRNIFPLSDNREDTFIAGFSMGGYGAIRNGLKYSKNFSKIGMISAALITDEIVDYTDDDNVLWSNSFYKSCFGDLDKIKNSDKDPKYLIENTADIPDIFMACGVDDFLYDKNVEFYEFLESKDINAEFMQSPGEHTWDFCDRYVKEFIKRL
- a CDS encoding double zinc ribbon domain-containing protein, with product MKCPECGNELDEDNYCSECMEFIDNPIGGRLCPYCGEELDEDNYCNSCMQYYYEEENTQELEEIDYDSMVNNGDSICLNCTFWSVSPYGSAHGMICRKGQISDGPGDSCGLFVQEYNFANYGDAGQYQFNETNRAISNKLYHWKNSG
- a CDS encoding CTP synthase, which produces MERIFLTKYIIITGGVVSSIGKGITSASMGRILRSYGLNVSAIKIDPYLNWDSGTLNPYQHGEVFVTSDGMETDLDLGHYERFLDVELKGLANITTGKVYESVIAKEREGGYLGECVQVIPHITNRIKEMIRENSESADYDVVLVELGGTVGDIESQPFLEALRQLRNEEGRENVMFVHVTFIPYLDAAGEFKTKPTQHSTKELRSVGINPDVIVCRSQKPIDDGLRGKIAHFCDVDFEAVVNTPDADTIYEVPLVLEEHSIGELIVKRIGLNIKPDSSKLNEWREVVKSLKIKEPKVNIGIIGKYVELEDSYISIRESLLHAAASIGVKANIIYLSSDVEELDQDAMSELDGILIPGGFGERGFEGKLDAIEYAIENNVPLFGICLGMQSMVTQFARRNGFSGANSSEFDDDLKFPVIDMMEEQKKIKNMGGTMRLGSYGCKIIEGTKTYEAYGESDIEERHRHRYEFNNDYRDGLQEKGLIISGTSPDDFLVEIIELPNHPWAVGCQFHPEFKSRPNRPHPLFKAFLEAIHDYSKN
- a CDS encoding A24 family peptidase, whose protein sequence is MIITTIFLIQIIITVLFSIMAAIYDIKSNIVPNKLNYSLIFFGLFSNLILSIISNNIKYILASFISMFITYAVTYMLWKLNIWGGGDVKLFTAIATVIPSGLNINFLNIFPQLSVYPFSFSVVINSILVSFPFLVIFVTHLIFKNKVFMGNIDFLVNIFNIESLKYIKNSTLNKLIPIKDLKEGMIVNDYYFNNEHIIELLSEMGGNLEIYKSNRNDFKYYFKSQSAGGITNEEVWQLKIMNSQDIISDNISIKLSFPFAPAIFLGLVIAIVYGDMMMLIIKNIFLVI
- a CDS encoding class III signal peptide-containing protein, producing MVKESGAQISLEYMLIFSISLVILIVFTLPLAENSIRNTLDVSDSLNVKSDLSKIANAIKQVYGEGQGSRQTIKIESNKKLKINIANSHVSTSFKLKSNSKKDIKEHVMSNIGKTTISLNKGENVIIVEWPVNSKNMLIYTV
- a CDS encoding diphthine--ammonia ligase — encoded protein: MNVAVLFSGGKDSTMALYNALDSKEDVKYLLSMKSRNDESYMFHVPNIHLTDLLSQAFDIPIMSVETDGIKEDELKDLKQAFENLKDLGVEAIYTGALYSQYQKSRIEQLCDEVGLVAISPYWHVDELEYMRKIVSLGFKIIISGVAAWGLDESWLGRIIDDETIDELMEIHEKYHVDLAFEGGEAETLAIDGPIFKKRIKILKYKKEWHNDSGVYIIEDAVLEEKMNL
- a CDS encoding nucleoside monophosphate kinase: MQVMGISGLPGSGKSLVSKIAIERGAKIVSMGDIIREESKKRGESTKETAQNLRAEFGQYIVSELTIKKIKKLQEEGFESKIIVEGIRSPHEVNMFKKNFENFIILSIFANPTLRFERLKNRMREDDSTDYVEFKARDQMELDFGIGDVISLSDKIIINETDLESYTNSINKFLDEIEL
- a CDS encoding phosphopantothenate/pantothenate synthetase; amino-acid sequence: MIPKSHPRYESLLLRDKMVKASKEGYLADSALIAHGRGEAFDYLIGEKTTYPAKRAMYVAVAALLLSNNPVISVNGNATALAIDEIIEFANAINAKIEINLFYKTNERVKIITKLYEDHGYRNILGGLDDDIEYINDIENNRASASKNGIYTADTILIPLEDGDRAEILKKSGKNILTIDLNPLSRTSKMSDVSIMDNIVRAIPFMTQIANDLKTQDKKILVELVNEFDNEENLKESLEQIKVKE